TCGGGCCTTCCTTCACACCACGCGGAACATAGCGTTGGCCAGGACGGCGCGAGGGCGCACCCGGCCGTGCCGTCGGACGTCCCGGCGTAGGTGGCGGCGGCAGACCGGGCCCAACTCCAGGAGGACGCAGTCCGCCCATCGGCGCAGAGCGTGTGGGATGCATCGGGCGTCGCTCGCCCGGCCGCAGCGGAACCCTGCTCGCCGGTGGCGGCGCTGCCTGTGGGCGCGGGCGCTGGAAAATCGGCTGCCCCGGTACCGGACGCCCCGGCTGAGGCCGTGGGCCAGTACTTGCCGCCGGTGCCGACCGTTGCGCCCCGCCGCTTGGCGCGGTGTACACCGGCCGTGGTCCGGTTTGCGGAACAATCAGTCGCCGTGGCGGACCTGCCGGAGCTGGTGCCGGCTTCGCTTCCACGGCGGGCTTTCCGTCCAAGGGAGCATGCCTTGCCGGAGGTGCAGCGGGTGGTGGTGGTGCAGCCACACTCTGACTCTCAGCCTCTTGTGTAGCTATTGGGGCTTCAGGTGGTGGAGCCGATGGTGCAGGAGGAGCCTGGGGTGGCGCAATAATGCGTGGCGCTTGTCTGGGTTGAGGAGTAATGACTCGCGGAGCTGGCGCAACCGGGCGCTCGGCCGGGGGCTCGACTACTTCTACACCCTGCGAACGCCGGACTTCGGGCGCAATGGATACAGCCGCCGCAGGAGCCATCGTCCGCGCTGGCGCCGCTGGCTCAATCTCAGGAGCAACTGGCTTGGGTGCAACGGTCGGAGCAACCGGAGGCCTCGCTGCCGGGGCAACAGGTTTGGGCGGGGCAACCGGAGGCACGGGGCGCGGTGGAGCAACCGGTGCAGGGTGCGCGGTCTGCTGAATCGCCTTGAGCACGTCACCCGGTCGCGAGATGTGCGAAAGATCAAACTTGGGCTTGATCTCTTCCGGCCCGCGTGCACGCGCGCCCGAGACCGGGCCTGAACTCCCCCCCTCGGCCTGGCCCTGGAAATGGGCTTTCACCCGTTCCGCTTCGTCTACACTGATGGAACTGGAATGGGTTTTCTTCTCGGTTACGCCGACCAATGGCAAGACGTCCAGGATGGCTTTGCTTTTGACTTCCAGCTCTCTTGCCAGATCATTGATTCGAATCTTATCCATGCTGCCCTGAATCTCCTCCGTATTGCTCCGCTAAGTCTTCATATCAACCTCACGGTGAATTTGACTTGCGCCAGGTGATATACCCACCAAGCCTAACTTTCCTTCTGACCCTCTTTTTCGCCCTCGTGCGAGCTTTCCTCGCCAGGCGCTGCTTCTTCGGGATCCGTCTCTGTTTCAGCCGCTATCTCGACGACATCGTCCGCCGTAGGGTGCGTCTCGCCCCCCTCCGCTCCCAGCTCTTCGGCCGTCTCCGATGCCGCCTCTTCAGCGCCAACCTCGCCTTCAGCGGAATGAGCTTCCGCTTCAAGCGGCTGTTCTTCCGCCGTTTCGCCAGTTTCAAGCTCACTTGCGGGCTGGTCGGCCAGGAGCTCTGACTCAGCTTGCGGGGCGGCTCCCTCCAGGCTGGAGAAGTAATTATTGACCGCAATGCTGATTTTTTCCACCGTCTTCGGACCGATCCCTTGGATCGCTTCCAGCTGTTCCGGTGTCATGTCGGCCAGCGCCTCCACCGAGTTCACGCCCGCCGCGCTCAGCTTCTCAATAATTCCCTCGCCTAGCTCGGGAATGTTCTCCAACGGAGTGACCGCTTGCGATACCAGCGCCTGCATCTGCTGCTCGACTTCCTGGCGCTTCTCCTCTTCGCTCTTGATGTCGATCTTCCAGCCTAGGAGCTTCGCTGCCAGGCGGACGTTCTGACCCTTCTTTCCGATGGCAAGTGACAGCTGGCTGTCGTCCACGATCACTTCCAAGTGCTTGTCGCTTGAGTCCAGCACCGTAACCCGGCTCACTTTGGCCGGCTGCAGAGCCTTCTCCGCGAACGTCACCGGATCTTCGTGGTACTCGATAATGTCGATCTTCTCGCCCCGCAGCTCGCGAATGATCGACTGCACGCGCATTCCCTTCATGCCCACGCACGCGCCCACCGGATCCACGTCTTTGTCCTTCGACATCACCGCGATCTTGGTGCGCTCGCCCGCTTCGCGGGCAATAGCGCGAATCTGTACCGTGCCGTCGTAGATCTCCGGCACCTCTGTCTGAAAAAGATGCTGTACCAGCTCCGGCGCCGCCCGCGAAACCACTACCTGCGGTCCCTTCGACGCCTTCTCCACGCGCATGATGCATACCCGGATCCGTTCCCCAATGGCGAATGATTCCAGCCGCGACTGCTCCTTGCGCGGCATGCGCGCTTCCGTCTTCCCGATGTCGAAGATCACATCCGGACCTTCCACGCGCTTCACGGTTGCATTCACGATCTCGCCGACGCGGGTGTTGTACTCGTTGAAAACCGTGTCGCGTTCCGCTTCGCGGACTTTCTGGAAAATCACCTGTCTCGCCAGCTGCGCCGAAATGCGTCCCAACCCGGTGGGGTGAGCCATCTGGTGCGACGCTCGCAATTGCCGGATCTCGCCGCCTATCGCAACCGTCGGATCCAGCGTCCGCGCTTCTTCGAAAGCGATTTGCGCGTTGGCGTCTTCCACCTGCTCCGGCGTCTCCACCACGGTCCGCACCGAAAACACGTTGATCGTCCCGGTTTCCTTGTCCAGCTGCGCCCGCAGGTTCTCTTGCGTCTTCAGCGACTTTCGCGTGGCGATGACAATGGCATCCTCCACCGCACTGATGACGATCTGTGGATCGATCCCCTTTTCGCGGCTGATCGCGTCTATCGTGTTGTAAAGCTCACTCGCCATGATGTCCCTGAAAGGCGTTCTACTCTCAAACTTGGTTGCTATTTCGCTTTCTTACCTGCCGAACCTTCGCAGCTCGCGGCCTCTGATCCTAGAACTCCGGCACCAGGTTGGCCTTCGCCACGTTTCCCAGTTCAACTGTGACTCTCGCTGGCGGCTCTTTTTTCTTTCCCTTCACTTCGAGGGTTAATCGGTCGTCCTGAAACTCCACTAGACGTCCTACAAAGTTCCGCGATCCATCCACCGGCTCATTTGTGGCCAGCTTCACCAGGCTTCCCTTGAAGCGCTCGTAATCGGCTGGCTTCACCAGCTTCCGGTCCAGGCCAGGAGACGAAACCTCAAGCGTGTACGACCCGCCCGGAATCACATCCTCGACGTCCAGGATGGTTCCCACCTCGCGGCTGACATCGGCGCAATCCTGGTGCGTCACGCCCCCAGGTTTGTCGATAAAGATGCGCAGCATGCGCCCTTTGCCGCCCCCGTGGAACTCCAACTCCACTAATTCCAAGCCGTTAGAGGCTATTACCCGCTCGGCGATCGCGCGTATTCTCTCCAGCTCGACAGCCATTTCTCTATTGCTGCAGGTCGTTCCTGGGTCCGGCGTATATCGCGGAAATAAAAAGTGGGCTCGCGCCCACCGTTTTGCTTCGCCGGAGCTAAACACCCGGGGCCGGCCGCCAGCTGGGCCCACTACGACGCACAACCGGGCCGATTCAGCTCAGCCGATGCCTCTCAGCAGCTACACTTGGAATGATACGCCGCAAGACTCGAAAAGACAAACTTCCCACGGCTCGCAACCTGCTCTTAAGAATTGGATGCGGAGGCTTTACTTGCGACTCATTCGGGCGCTTGCGGGACAACGAACTTGCGTCTCAGCCGGGCCGCAGATCCGGCACCGCCCTGCCCGCCTTCCGCCCCCAGTTCGCCACAAACGTGATGACGCTCGTCCAATAATGCGGATCCCGGTATCGCCAGTAAAACTCGTCGAGAATTCTCTCGCTGACATATCCCGACTTCTGCAGCGACGGTGCCAGCTCATCCATAGTCTCGGTCCAATATCTCGCCCAGTCTGACCCGCCGTTGAACTGCGGTCTGTGCCCTTCCCCGGCGATGCCACCCATCTCCAGCGAATCTAGCCAGCCAGGAATTTTGCGCCCGATAAAGTAGTCGATCCCCTCTGCATTCGCCCACTTCAGCCACCCCTGCCAAAAACTGCACATCGACTCCGGTTCAGCCTCAGTGCACGGGAGCATGTCCGGTTCGATCGAAAGCAGCACCCCTCCCGGCTTCAGCGCCTTGACCATCCGAGCCAGTGCCTCGTGTGCCGGGCTAAGGTGGTGAAGCAGGGCGCGCGCGACCACAAAATCGTATGCGCCCTCTTCCATCACATCCCGAAGAACATCGATTCTCCGAACGTCTAGGCACGGCGCCCGCAATTCCGCGATGAAGCGCAGATCGATGTCGCTTGCGACCACGTGACCACCAGGCGCCACGCGCTTCGCCAGAGCCTGCGCGATCGATCCGTTGCCACAACCTAGCTCCAGGCAGCGCCAGCCGGCACCGACTCCTAACCGGTCAATGTGAGCGAGCTCGATGGGATCCAGCAACGCAGACATTAACGTCAAGCGCTGCTGCTCGCCCACCAACTCATGCGGCAGAGTGTATTCAGTCATCGACCTGGCAGTTCCGACGCGGCTTGTTCGATTAAAGCCGCGACCTCTTTCGGTCTGGAGATATAGACCACGTGGCTCGCTCCGGCGACTTCAACCATGTGGCTCTTCGCTCGTGCCGCGTACCAACGTTCCAGGTCAGGATTGATTGTCCTGTCTTTTCCCGCCACCAGCATCCAGCTTGGTTTGGTTCTCCATGCCGGCTTGGTGATAACGGCTTTGAAATTGTCTGCAAAATTGAGTACCTGCGACCGTGCCATAAAAGCCGCCTGCTCAGCAGAAAGATCGGCCGCGAAGTACTCGTGAAACTGCTCGGGATCGAGGTAGGTGAAGCCGTCCGCGGTCTTCTTTATTGCGTTTGACTTACTTAAGTCGCTGGGGAAGCGCTTGCCATCCTCCGCCTCACTCTCTCCCGCGTCTGGCATATGCGCGGCGACATACACCAGACCGGAAACCATAGGATCGGCGCCCGCCTCAGTGATGACCGCTCCTCCATAGCTGTGAGCGACGAGAATGCACGGTCCATCTTGTTGAGCAAGGGCGCGCTTCGTAGCAGCTACATCATCCTTGAAGGACGTCTCTGGCTCTTGCACGATGCTGACGTTGTAGCCGTCCTTTACGAGGATGTCGTAAACGCCTTTCCAGCCGGAACCGTCCGCCCACGCACCATGAACCAGGACAATGTTGCGAACTCGAGGCCCCTGGTTCTGGCCAGGAAGGGCGCAGGAGCTTAAGAGCAGGAGCGCCAAGCAGAGTGACTGAGAAGCTTCGCTTGCCATTCGCGGGAGCATCACTGGGTTCCGCATCTTTGCCTCTTTTCACTAGTGAAAGCTCGTGTTAATGCCGCTCAATGAGGTCGGTCCACACTTCTTCCTCATGTGCAGGGCCGCTCAGCGACAAGGCCATTCGTAGAGGTAGTACGCGGTTACTTCAGAAAATGATCCTTGCTAATCTCCCCCCGCCGCCATTTCTCCGGGCCGCGGCGTCAACTGCAGATGAACCAGGATCGTCAGCTGATTTCCATTCACGGCGTTGAAATTTGCAGGACCGGGATAGTCTTCTCCTACCTGGCTTCCAGATGGCTGGGGAAGAGCAGCAGGCATTTCAAGGGTTCCCGTGCACTCAGCGCCATGGTAATCTTCACTCACATTGGCAGGCGCATGACAATCTTTATCCTTAACCACGGGCGGCCAGTATGTGCCGACAACCGCCTTCACCAACTGAGGGAAATTTTCACGGCCCAGCATCGTTGACCCTGACAATTGAATTCCGCCGTCTTTCTGCTTGTTTGCATCTTCGGCAGGAACATCAAAAACAAACGTGGCTTCGCGCGTAACTTTGTGGATGATCGGGGGTCCGTATACCGGCCCGGCATAGGCTTCATTGGGGGTCGCTTCGACATTGCGGTCCACGCGAGTGAGGGTCAGATTGCCAGTGGTCTGCAGTCGCCCATCCGCGGTCCGGGTGAACCCCTTGGAGTGGAAGCACACCAGAGTGTGATTGGCCAAATTGGCCAGCCATTCGTTCTTCAGGTGTCCATCTTCTTCGATCGGCGGCGCCATCGAAGTGGCGGGATAGAGACGGAAATCGAAGCGCGACTTTGTAGGATCGGCTTCGTCCAACCTCAATATTCCGTTCACTCTGGTAAAGCCCAGAGTAACGTTCATTTTCGTCTTGCCGTAGTCCGTAGTCCCGTCGGTGATAAGTTGCGCATCGGAGTGGCGCGAATCCACCAGCCAGGAACCTGCCACTGACGCTTGTTTGGGAACACCAAGGGCGAGAACTCCCAAGGCAAGAATGACAGCTGCCGCGAATACCGCGATGTACTTGGACATTGGTCTTCTCCCTCCCAGCAGATCTGCTTTTAGGAAATTAATTACAAGCTCGGTTAATCCCGGGCGAAGCCCGCCTGTTCCGACGAGCTTCCGCGATCGCCTCCAACTTCCCGTTCGCCACTCTACCGGTTTTGCAAGAGATAATGGGAGAGCAGGAGAAAGGACCAGGAGCGCTCGCCACTTTATTCCGTTCGAAACCCCACATCATTCCGGTCGGAACCCCACATCCGGACGACGCAGGATTATATGCCAGAAGCGGCCCATCGGTCGGACATGTGCTGTCAACCCGGCCAAGCGATGGAAAGTGGCGATGCTAGGCCTTCACTTTAACCGGCGAAGCGGCCGTCCCCAGCAGGTTTTATTCCCACGCAAACCCCAAGATGAGTAGGGCCACGGAACCGGCCGTTCTATCCCGCGTTTTGTGTTATAGGCCACCGGATGCAGCTGGCGTGTGATGCGGAGAGGTTGTCTGGTTCTGTTTGAGGCGCGCCACCTCGTCCGCAAAGAGGGGGTTGTGCGGGAATTGTTGACGAAGGTCACCCAGAAGCTCGATAGCTTCTTTGTATTTCGATCTTCGCAAGTCAGCGATCGCCAGAAGGATGCGAGCGAAGGGGGCGAGATAACGCCCTCGCCGGGCAGCCAGTTCAAGCTCTCGCAGGCCTGCTTTTTGATCTCCCTTGATGCCGCCTACACGAAGCATCCAGCGGACCGGCGCGGGCCGCACGCCCACCAGATATTTCTCTATTCCGGTCGCCACATACGCGTCGCAGAAATCCGGGGATATGGCGAGCAACTTGCGCGCCCACTCGCTTCCCTTATCGGCAAAACGCAGTGCGGCAAGATCATGACGCTCAACCAGGGCCGCATAGTCCGCGCGTAACCCATAAACCAGTGCCATGGTGAACAGTGCATTTTCATCCGTCGAATTCTGCGAGAGTGCATGCTTGCTAAGTTCCTCCGCCCGGTCCAGCGCCGATTCAAACCGTTGTACTGCAGCCGGGTCCGGGAGGATGGCAGGGCGCTGGGTATAACGATCATCAGAAGCGAAGAATTCGCTTTGCAGAACCTTGTGCTGGTCGAAAATGGAAAACAGGGTACTAGCCGCCTGCGCTGCGGGACCAAGGGGATCGTTAGGATGCTCTGTCGTGTAGTTAGCCAGTTCATTATCGGCGACTTGAAAATTCAGGTCATACATCGCGTGGAAGGCCCGGTCCAGCGCCGACGACCCATTTGCGACGCCTTTTCCGGTCCGGGTTTGCAGCTGCAGATCTGCCCCGGCTGGAGGCTCTTTTTCCTTCTCAGCTAAAACCTGCCCGGCGAGCGCCAGCATCATGAATGTAAGTGCGGTTAAGACTCGTCTCAATGGCTTGCTCCCTTTGCGTTCCTGCATTTATCAGAGCTTGTCGTTGCAATCTCTTAATCACACCCTTAAGCTTAACTGCAGCCGTGGAGAGAACTCGTACACTGGCGGTCATATTCATGTAACGTTTTCGTGACGAACAGCGTTCGTGTCTGCAACACGGGAGGCGCAAGAGATTACCTCGATAATGGCAAGATGCAGGGTGGTTTCGCGCTTCTCGCATACCCCGCCGAGTACCGCGTCAGCGGGTAATGACCTTCATAGTCAATCAGCGCGGAATTGTGTATCAGAAAGACTTAGGCAAGGATACGGAAGCGATCGCACGTCAGATAACAGCATACAACCCCGACAAAACCTGGAAACTCGTAAAATAAGCAACGGACCAGCCTCTGGCGAAGCGAACCATCCCTCGGAGGGGTCAGCACCACGTAGATCGCGCGCGGTATGCGTCCTTCCGCAGAAACACTGAGCATCCGTTGAAGAAAGGCTCGCGTGCGTTATGAATAGCAAACCCAAAATTTCAGCTCTTCTCAAACTCGTCGGTCTGCTCGTAATTGGACTGCCGACCTTCGCGCAAGTCACGACCGTCACCTGCTCATCCGATAACATGAAACGGAACTTCTGTGCGATTCCTCCCCATGGCAGCGTTCAATTGGCACGTCAGCGTAGCGACGCTGTCTGCGCTCGCGGCAGCACCTGGGGCGTGCAAGGCAACCAGATTTGGGTCGATCGGGGTTGCCGTGCCGACTTCACGGTAACCGTCGGGAGATATCCCGGAGGCGGCTCTGGAGGCGGATATGGCGCTTCGACCGTGACCTGCTCGTCGGAAAACATGCGGCGGAATTTCTGTGCCATACCTCCTCATAGAGACGTCCGATTGGCACGTCAACGCAGCGACGCTGCCTGCGTCCGGGGTAGCACCTGGGGAGTGCAAGGCAACCAGATTTGGGTTGACCGCGGTTGCCGTGCCGACTTCACGATTTATCGGTAGGCCGCCCTGACGCACGTCGCGGTCGCTCCATCGCCTGTGGCTCTAGCGGGAAAATGGGGCGAAACAAATCTATGCGCGGGGAATCAGATTGCCGGTGGTCCGCAGCACGGCAATCAGCAGTTACCTGATGGCTGGTCCACTGTAGAACTAACCCCTTAACCGCGTTTGCTCCCCGGCGCCGCCCACCCGTAGAATGGGGTTACCTCGCTCATCGGACGAAGCGAAGAAGCAATGATCAATTTTCCTGTACCTGAGGCCCTCACCTTCGACGACGTGTTACTGCTCCCGGCGCGCTCCAACGTTACTCCCGCCGAGGTGAACACCCAAACTCGCCTCACCCGCAATATCACGCTCAACATCCCCTTGATGACCGCCGCTATGGACACAGTGACCGAGTCGCGCATGGCCATCGCCATCGCCCAGCAGGGCGGCATGGGTGTCATTCACCGCAATCTGACCATCGAGCAGCAGGCCGGAGAAGTGGACAAGGTGAAGCGCTCCGAGAGCGGTATGATCGTCGATCCCATCACGCTCTCGCCGGACCACAAGGTCTCTGACGCACTGGAAGTCATGCGCCGCTATCGCATTTCAGGCGTGCCCATCACCAAGAACAAAAAGCTGGTCGGCATTCTCACTAATCGTGATCTACGCTTCGAGACTCGCACCGACATCCCTATCAGCAGAGTGATGACTAAGGAAAACCTCATTACGGTTCCGGTGGGCACCACTCTCGAAGAAGCCGAACGGGTTCTCCATCGCCATCGCGTGGAAAAGCTGCTGGTTGTGGACGACAAGTACAACCTCAAAGGCCTGATCACGGTTAAGGACATCCAGAAGAAGCTCAAGTATCCCAATGCGGCCAAAGACTCTCAGGGACGCCTGCGTTGCGCCGCCGCCATTGGCGCCACCGGCGACTTCCTTGAGCGCGCACAGGAATTGGTAAGAAATAAAGTGGACGTGGTGGTGATCGACAGCGCACATGGCCATTCCACACGTGTTTTGGAAGCCATCAGGCAGGTGAAGTCGCGACTGCCGGAGGTGGATCTGATCGCCGGCAACATAGCCACCTTCGATGGCGCCTGCGAGTTGATTCGCAGCGGCGTAGATGCGGTGAAAGTCGGCATCGGCCCCGGCTCGATCTGTACCACTCGTGTCGTCACCGGCGCCGGCGTACCGCAGATCACCGCTATCGCCGAATCGGCGCGCGCCGCCCGCGATGCCCAGGTCCCCATCGTCTCCGATGGCGGCGTGAAATATTCCGGCGACATCACCAAGGCTTTGGCTGCAGGAGCGAGCGTGGCCATGGCCGGCTCGCTCTTCGCCGGCACCGATGAAAGCCCCGGCGAAACCATCCTTTATCAGGGACGCTCCTTCAAAGCCTATCGCGGCATGGGATCGCTCGCCGCTATGGCCCAGGGATCAGGCGAGCGCTACTTCCAGTCCACCGACGACGATTCCTCAGTTCCTGTCTCTGTCGAAGAGAGTGATGGCCAGAACAACCGCCTGGGCAAGCTGGTTCCCGAAGGCATTGAGGGCCGTGTACCCTATCGCGGCACTCTCGCGATGGTGGTGCACCAGCTCATTGGCGGACTCCGTTCCGGTATGGGCTACCTGGGTTGCCACACCATCCCGGAGCTGCAGCAGAAGGCGCGCTTCGTACGCATCACCTCGGCCGGCACTCGCGAGAGCCACGTGCACGACGTGATCATCACCCGCGAAGCTCCCAATTACCACGTTGAGTAGCGGTGGGCGGTCTCAAAGCTGAAAGTTCAAGCACGTTGGTTCGCTTTTCAGGCAAACATCCCGCCCGCAGCCGCTTCTCACCAGTTACAATCTTCTTTACTGCATAAAGTGAGGTCTTCGTTTTGCTCTATCGCAAGTCAATGTGGCG
The sequence above is a segment of the Terriglobales bacterium genome. Coding sequences within it:
- the nusA gene encoding transcription termination factor NusA, translating into MASELYNTIDAISREKGIDPQIVISAVEDAIVIATRKSLKTQENLRAQLDKETGTINVFSVRTVVETPEQVEDANAQIAFEEARTLDPTVAIGGEIRQLRASHQMAHPTGLGRISAQLARQVIFQKVREAERDTVFNEYNTRVGEIVNATVKRVEGPDVIFDIGKTEARMPRKEQSRLESFAIGERIRVCIMRVEKASKGPQVVVSRAAPELVQHLFQTEVPEIYDGTVQIRAIAREAGERTKIAVMSKDKDVDPVGACVGMKGMRVQSIIRELRGEKIDIIEYHEDPVTFAEKALQPAKVSRVTVLDSSDKHLEVIVDDSQLSLAIGKKGQNVRLAAKLLGWKIDIKSEEEKRQEVEQQMQALVSQAVTPLENIPELGEGIIEKLSAAGVNSVEALADMTPEQLEAIQGIGPKTVEKISIAVNNYFSSLEGAAPQAESELLADQPASELETGETAEEQPLEAEAHSAEGEVGAEEAASETAEELGAEGGETHPTADDVVEIAAETETDPEEAAPGEESSHEGEKEGQKES
- the rimP gene encoding ribosome maturation factor RimP, encoding MAVELERIRAIAERVIASNGLELVELEFHGGGKGRMLRIFIDKPGGVTHQDCADVSREVGTILDVEDVIPGGSYTLEVSSPGLDRKLVKPADYERFKGSLVKLATNEPVDGSRNFVGRLVEFQDDRLTLEVKGKKKEPPARVTVELGNVAKANLVPEF
- a CDS encoding class I SAM-dependent methyltransferase produces the protein MTEYTLPHELVGEQQRLTLMSALLDPIELAHIDRLGVGAGWRCLELGCGNGSIAQALAKRVAPGGHVVASDIDLRFIAELRAPCLDVRRIDVLRDVMEEGAYDFVVARALLHHLSPAHEALARMVKALKPGGVLLSIEPDMLPCTEAEPESMCSFWQGWLKWANAEGIDYFIGRKIPGWLDSLEMGGIAGEGHRPQFNGGSDWARYWTETMDELAPSLQKSGYVSERILDEFYWRYRDPHYWTSVITFVANWGRKAGRAVPDLRPG
- a CDS encoding alpha/beta hydrolase, which produces MASEASQSLCLALLLLSSCALPGQNQGPRVRNIVLVHGAWADGSGWKGVYDILVKDGYNVSIVQEPETSFKDDVAATKRALAQQDGPCILVAHSYGGAVITEAGADPMVSGLVYVAAHMPDAGESEAEDGKRFPSDLSKSNAIKKTADGFTYLDPEQFHEYFAADLSAEQAAFMARSQVLNFADNFKAVITKPAWRTKPSWMLVAGKDRTINPDLERWYAARAKSHMVEVAGASHVVYISRPKEVAALIEQAASELPGR
- a CDS encoding YceI family protein, with protein sequence MSKYIAVFAAAVILALGVLALGVPKQASVAGSWLVDSRHSDAQLITDGTTDYGKTKMNVTLGFTRVNGILRLDEADPTKSRFDFRLYPATSMAPPIEEDGHLKNEWLANLANHTLVCFHSKGFTRTADGRLQTTGNLTLTRVDRNVEATPNEAYAGPVYGPPIIHKVTREATFVFDVPAEDANKQKDGGIQLSGSTMLGRENFPQLVKAVVGTYWPPVVKDKDCHAPANVSEDYHGAECTGTLEMPAALPQPSGSQVGEDYPGPANFNAVNGNQLTILVHLQLTPRPGEMAAGGD
- a CDS encoding DUF3011 domain-containing protein — translated: MNSKPKISALLKLVGLLVIGLPTFAQVTTVTCSSDNMKRNFCAIPPHGSVQLARQRSDAVCARGSTWGVQGNQIWVDRGCRADFTVTVGRYPGGGSGGGYGASTVTCSSENMRRNFCAIPPHRDVRLARQRSDAACVRGSTWGVQGNQIWVDRGCRADFTIYR
- the guaB gene encoding IMP dehydrogenase, whose translation is MINFPVPEALTFDDVLLLPARSNVTPAEVNTQTRLTRNITLNIPLMTAAMDTVTESRMAIAIAQQGGMGVIHRNLTIEQQAGEVDKVKRSESGMIVDPITLSPDHKVSDALEVMRRYRISGVPITKNKKLVGILTNRDLRFETRTDIPISRVMTKENLITVPVGTTLEEAERVLHRHRVEKLLVVDDKYNLKGLITVKDIQKKLKYPNAAKDSQGRLRCAAAIGATGDFLERAQELVRNKVDVVVIDSAHGHSTRVLEAIRQVKSRLPEVDLIAGNIATFDGACELIRSGVDAVKVGIGPGSICTTRVVTGAGVPQITAIAESARAARDAQVPIVSDGGVKYSGDITKALAAGASVAMAGSLFAGTDESPGETILYQGRSFKAYRGMGSLAAMAQGSGERYFQSTDDDSSVPVSVEESDGQNNRLGKLVPEGIEGRVPYRGTLAMVVHQLIGGLRSGMGYLGCHTIPELQQKARFVRITSAGTRESHVHDVIITREAPNYHVE